One Syntrophaceae bacterium DNA window includes the following coding sequences:
- a CDS encoding MarR family transcriptional regulator yields MTRKAGSEPKGRGSGAEKPAPKDDRLIYLVFSAQHKLRTYLKNEMAEAGVSITPAQSGILFLLKKKDGQTMSELSSVLSLDNSTLTGLVDRLERSGFVKRNASTADRRASLVFITERGREEIERARVVIRRVNDRIREGFAEGEIESFKKILRSFFVRFET; encoded by the coding sequence ATGACCCGCAAGGCGGGTTCGGAACCGAAGGGCCGGGGCAGCGGCGCGGAAAAGCCGGCGCCGAAAGACGACCGGCTGATCTACCTCGTCTTCTCCGCGCAGCACAAACTGCGCACGTACCTGAAGAACGAGATGGCCGAAGCCGGCGTCTCCATCACGCCGGCACAATCGGGAATCCTCTTTCTGCTCAAGAAGAAGGACGGGCAGACCATGTCGGAGCTCTCCTCGGTGCTTTCCCTGGACAACTCGACCCTCACGGGGCTCGTCGACCGTCTCGAGCGGTCAGGCTTCGTCAAGCGCAACGCGAGCACGGCGGACCGCCGCGCCTCTCTCGTCTTCATCACCGAACGCGGCAGAGAGGAGATCGAGCGGGCCCGGGTCGTGATCCGTCGGGTCAACGATCGGATCCGGGAGGGATTCGCAGAGGGGGAGATCGAGTCGTTCAAGAAGATCCTGCGGTCGTTTTTCGTGCGGTTCGAGACATAG
- a CDS encoding MoxR family ATPase, whose product MTDRNGRFTGVEAVREGFRRAGYICSTEIATTVYLAAHLEKPVLVEGPAGVGKTELAKKAAAFMELPLIRLQCYEGLDESKALYEWKYGKQLLYTQLLRDKLDQIVRKESDLGESIRTLHRYEDIFFSPQFLEPRPLLRALQEERGAVLLIDEVDKADEEFEAFLLEILSDFQVSIPEIGTVRSSTRPFVFLTSNSTRELSEALKRRCLHLFIPFPEPELEREIVRHHVPGIPERLERQLVAFIHAVRTLELKKVPSISETIDWARALLLLHAEGLNRDLARKTLNTFLKFEEDIRAVDEKLFLLVDRAVKEGV is encoded by the coding sequence ATGACGGATCGGAACGGAAGATTCACGGGGGTTGAGGCGGTTCGCGAAGGGTTCAGACGGGCCGGCTACATCTGCAGCACGGAGATCGCGACGACGGTGTACCTGGCCGCTCACCTCGAAAAGCCCGTCCTGGTCGAGGGGCCTGCGGGCGTGGGAAAGACGGAGCTGGCCAAGAAGGCCGCCGCGTTCATGGAGCTGCCGCTCATCCGGCTCCAGTGCTACGAGGGGCTCGACGAGTCCAAGGCGCTCTACGAGTGGAAGTACGGCAAGCAGCTGCTCTACACCCAGCTGCTGCGGGACAAGCTGGACCAGATCGTCCGGAAGGAAAGCGACCTGGGCGAGTCGATCCGGACGCTGCACCGCTACGAGGACATCTTCTTTTCCCCGCAGTTCCTCGAACCCCGCCCGCTGCTCAGGGCCCTGCAGGAAGAGCGCGGGGCCGTTCTGCTCATCGACGAGGTGGACAAGGCGGACGAGGAGTTCGAGGCCTTCCTGCTCGAGATCCTCTCGGACTTCCAGGTGTCGATCCCCGAGATCGGGACAGTGCGCTCGAGCACAAGGCCCTTCGTCTTCCTCACGAGCAACAGCACCCGGGAGCTCAGCGAGGCGCTGAAACGCCGATGCCTCCACCTCTTCATCCCGTTCCCGGAACCGGAACTCGAGAGGGAGATCGTCCGGCACCACGTGCCCGGCATCCCGGAACGGCTGGAGCGGCAGCTCGTGGCCTTCATCCACGCGGTGCGAACGCTCGAACTCAAGAAGGTCCCCTCGATCAGCGAGACGATCGACTGGGCACGTGCCCTTCTGCTCTTGCATGCGGAGGGTCTCAACCGGGACCTGGCCCGGAAGACCCTCAACACCTTTCTCAAGTTCGAGGAGGATATCCGCGCCGTCGACGAGAAGCTCTTCCTCCTCGTCGACCGGGCCGTCAAGGAAGGGGTCTGA
- a CDS encoding DUF721 domain-containing protein: MRRRRKSSAPRLLGDILPDTLRRKSIHLPVKDRRLIDAWNRAVGPQIAAKAQPDRLREGVLYVRVSTSVWMHELQFMKQDIIEKLNGILGAASVSQIRFFIGDVEAPPAMPPAKAVPLDAADLRADEKDYIEKTLAGVADPELKSILRETMTRSILRRRQAT, translated from the coding sequence ATGAGACGGCGAAGGAAGTCATCGGCTCCCCGGCTGCTCGGGGACATCCTCCCGGACACCCTGCGGAGGAAGTCCATTCATCTCCCCGTCAAGGACCGTCGCCTGATCGACGCATGGAACCGGGCCGTCGGGCCCCAGATCGCGGCAAAGGCCCAGCCCGACAGGCTGCGTGAGGGCGTGCTGTACGTTCGCGTCTCGACGTCCGTGTGGATGCACGAGCTGCAGTTCATGAAACAGGACATCATCGAGAAGCTCAACGGCATCCTCGGCGCTGCGTCGGTTTCGCAGATCCGGTTCTTCATCGGCGACGTGGAAGCCCCGCCTGCCATGCCCCCCGCGAAGGCCGTGCCGCTCGATGCCGCCGACCTCAGGGCCGACGAAAAAGATTACATCGAAAAAACACTTGCCGGTGTCGCTGACCCCGAGCTGAAGTCGATCCTCCGGGAGACGATGACCCGGTCTATCCTGAGACGTCGGCAAGCGACCTGA
- a CDS encoding fused MFS/spermidine synthase — protein sequence MNPVVVKANVVVFIASFCTLVIELVAGRIMAPYVGVSLYTWTSIIGVVLAGISIGAWIGGILADRYPRPATLGWLLFLSGLGALTIAPLADLIGAAQLQTSLMLRILLLTTAIFFVPSTLLGMISPVVVKLTLDNLDRTGNIVGKIYAFSTLGSIVGTFATGFFLISWLGTRTILLTTGATLIVSAFLFGGFFLRRKAAVITAAAVAGVAVLLGTVLGYAYKPRLDEKTYYYKESDYFTIKLKKYPIRNGTAEGEALILDNLIHSINDVNDPAFLDYDYIRIYEELVSWQMRSRSSVDALFIGGGGYTFPRYMETRYPGARIDVVEIDPEVTRVVYEYLGLPRSTSIRSFNEDGRWFVMNSRDRGRYDFIFGDAFNDLSIPYHLTTREFAEQLKALLKPDGFLIANLIDSVTEGLFLPSYIRTLEEVFGKGNVNLLVLAPELRRLGIATCVVVASPRKWDMEDFARVTAGRAGGRMTAHLVPQEELQEILRVRPSVILTDDYVPVDNLTAPIFEARYGYKKK from the coding sequence ATGAACCCCGTTGTCGTCAAGGCCAATGTCGTCGTCTTCATCGCGAGCTTTTGCACGCTCGTCATCGAGCTCGTGGCGGGGCGGATCATGGCCCCCTACGTGGGGGTATCCCTCTACACCTGGACGAGCATCATCGGGGTCGTCCTGGCGGGGATCAGCATCGGCGCCTGGATCGGGGGGATCCTGGCGGACCGCTACCCCCGGCCGGCCACGCTGGGGTGGCTGCTCTTCCTGTCCGGGCTCGGCGCGTTGACCATCGCGCCGCTCGCGGATCTCATCGGCGCCGCCCAGCTGCAGACCTCCCTGATGCTGCGGATCCTGCTTCTGACGACGGCGATCTTTTTCGTGCCCTCCACGCTGCTGGGCATGATCTCGCCGGTCGTCGTGAAACTCACGCTCGACAACCTCGACCGGACGGGAAACATCGTCGGCAAGATTTACGCCTTCTCGACACTCGGCTCCATCGTCGGGACCTTCGCGACGGGCTTCTTCCTGATCTCCTGGTTGGGGACGCGCACCATCCTGCTCACCACGGGTGCCACCCTGATCGTGTCGGCCTTCCTGTTCGGCGGCTTTTTCCTGCGGCGCAAGGCCGCCGTGATCACCGCGGCCGCCGTCGCCGGCGTGGCGGTCCTCCTCGGCACGGTCCTCGGTTACGCCTACAAACCCCGGCTCGACGAGAAGACCTACTACTACAAGGAGAGCGACTATTTCACGATCAAGCTCAAGAAGTACCCCATCAGGAACGGGACGGCCGAGGGGGAGGCGCTGATCCTCGACAACCTGATCCATTCCATCAATGACGTCAACGACCCCGCCTTCCTGGACTACGACTACATCCGGATCTACGAGGAGCTGGTCAGCTGGCAGATGCGGTCGCGCAGTTCTGTCGACGCCCTATTCATCGGCGGGGGCGGCTACACCTTTCCCCGATACATGGAGACGCGGTACCCCGGGGCGCGGATCGATGTGGTGGAAATCGACCCGGAGGTCACCCGCGTGGTCTACGAGTACCTGGGCCTGCCGCGCAGCACATCGATCCGGTCTTTCAACGAGGACGGCCGATGGTTCGTCATGAATTCCCGGGATCGGGGCCGTTACGATTTCATCTTCGGCGATGCCTTCAACGACCTTTCCATCCCCTACCACCTGACGACCCGGGAGTTCGCCGAGCAGCTCAAGGCGTTGCTCAAGCCCGACGGGTTCCTGATCGCGAACCTCATCGACAGCGTCACGGAGGGGCTGTTCCTGCCGTCCTATATCCGGACCCTCGAGGAGGTCTTCGGAAAGGGGAACGTGAACCTGCTCGTCCTGGCGCCGGAGCTTCGGCGCCTGGGGATCGCCACCTGCGTGGTCGTGGCAAGCCCCCGGAAATGGGACATGGAGGATTTCGCGCGTGTGACCGCCGGCAGGGCAGGCGGAAGGATGACCGCCCATCTCGTCCCCCAGGAGGAGCTGCAGGAAATCCTCAGGGTGCGCCCTTCGGTGATCCTCACGGACGACTACGTCCCCGTGGACAACCTGACGGCGCCCATCTTCGAGGCCCGGTACGGGTACAAGAAAAAATAG
- a CDS encoding ferritin gives MASKKLLELLNKGIAREIQVSVQYMWQHVQWSGIPHYTIKDELKKIAVAEMKHAEAIAERLYYLGGIPTTKPDPIFVGKTLKEMLTNDLKDEEGAIKLYKQTIAAAQAEDDPTTARLFRQILADEEEHHDFFQSVLEGLK, from the coding sequence ATGGCAAGCAAGAAACTGTTGGAGCTGTTGAATAAGGGGATTGCGCGGGAGATCCAGGTGTCGGTCCAGTACATGTGGCAGCACGTTCAGTGGTCCGGGATTCCCCACTATACGATCAAGGACGAGCTGAAGAAGATCGCCGTTGCGGAGATGAAGCATGCCGAGGCCATCGCCGAGCGGCTGTACTATCTGGGCGGCATCCCGACGACGAAGCCGGATCCGATCTTCGTCGGCAAGACCCTGAAGGAGATGCTGACCAACGACCTGAAGGACGAGGAGGGGGCCATCAAGCTCTACAAGCAGACCATCGCGGCCGCACAAGCGGAAGACGACCCGACGACGGCACGCTTGTTCAGACAGATCCTCGCCGATGAGGAGGAACATCACGATTTTTTCCAGAGTGTCCTCGAAGGCCTGAAGTAG
- a CDS encoding DUF748 domain-containing protein yields MGRFKRWFIGAAVVLFLFTVIGFFVVPPLVKSFLLDNLSQQLHRKVTLTDVSLNPFTLTLTLKGLEIKEPPGDKTFVSLGELVVNLDIRSIFKRAPVIEELSVRQPYIHLVRNPDNTYNVSDLLALMQKEEPKDEKKEPFRFSVSNIVVENGRVEFDDRPFKTMHEVREIQLGIPFISNIPEYVDAYVQPRFAAVINGDPYILEGKTKIFSDTRETLFNILIEDLDLPFYMAYLPHGMNFTIPAGKLDVQSTITFSMGPARTPSVSLAGNVSLKDFALQDRQKNPVAGFKRLDVVMTSLEPLASKFHFAKIALDSPDLNVRRGKNGTINLLTLMEKEGARPAAAAKPAAPAEQKPLPTLILDEFDLKGGRIAYRDDVPAEPVSSLIQDLSIKGEKISTLKDSRGRLSVSMDLNKGRGSVAVSGPVGLNPIFASLDVDLKRVRIRPFQEYFTDRFRVNFTDGDISAKGTVSAAKPPDKDVTVKYEGNLLLGRVATVDKVNGDDFVKFKSLFVNSVSAGYNPLFVRIKDIAVADFFARIIVNEDGSLNVKNVAKPETAEGEEAEEAATAAPGKQEEAEPGEKKESIGDILAKNIEINRISLQNGTLVFDDRKIKPNFSSTLTELTGRVTGVTSITTKPADVDIRGKIGRQIPMEITGKVHPFKDNLFVDLKASLRDFNLSPLTPYSGTYAGYKIEKGSLSFDLKYLISGMKLDAENRVVIDQLTLGDRVESPQATKLPVGLAITLLRDSEGKINLDIPVTGRIDDPEFSVWRIVVQVIVNLLTKVATAPFALLGSLFGGGEELSYIEFDPGRADLSEPNLKKIETLTKALKAKPSLRLDIVGGVDLERDREGLIRQQFERKLKAQKLNDLVRKGEKVESVDSITIDKQEYDRYLKRAYSAEKFPKPRNLIGMEKSLPNEEMEKLMMTHITVKEDDLRLLAMKRAETVSEALREKGEFEPGRIFILEPKTLEPEAKKDVKKSRVDFRLK; encoded by the coding sequence ATGGGCCGATTCAAGAGATGGTTTATAGGCGCGGCCGTCGTTCTCTTCCTTTTCACGGTCATCGGGTTCTTCGTCGTTCCCCCCTTGGTGAAGTCCTTCCTGCTGGACAATCTGTCGCAGCAGCTCCACCGCAAGGTGACCCTCACCGACGTGAGCCTGAACCCCTTCACGCTGACCCTGACGCTGAAAGGTCTCGAGATCAAGGAGCCGCCGGGCGACAAGACCTTTGTCTCCCTCGGCGAGCTCGTCGTGAATCTCGACATCCGGTCGATCTTCAAGAGGGCGCCCGTCATCGAGGAACTGTCCGTCAGGCAGCCCTACATTCACCTCGTCCGGAATCCTGACAACACCTACAACGTCTCGGACCTTCTCGCTCTGATGCAGAAAGAGGAGCCGAAGGACGAGAAGAAAGAGCCGTTCCGGTTCTCGGTGAGCAACATCGTCGTCGAGAACGGCCGTGTCGAGTTCGACGACCGGCCCTTCAAGACCATGCACGAAGTCCGCGAGATTCAGCTGGGCATCCCCTTCATCTCGAACATCCCGGAGTACGTCGACGCCTACGTCCAGCCGAGATTTGCAGCGGTGATCAACGGCGACCCCTACATCCTCGAGGGGAAGACCAAAATCTTCTCGGACACGCGGGAGACCCTCTTCAACATCCTCATCGAGGACCTCGATCTGCCCTTCTACATGGCGTACCTGCCGCACGGGATGAATTTCACGATCCCCGCCGGGAAGCTCGACGTGCAATCCACGATCACCTTTTCCATGGGGCCGGCCCGGACGCCTTCCGTCAGCCTTGCCGGCAACGTGTCGCTCAAGGACTTCGCGCTGCAGGACCGTCAAAAAAATCCCGTGGCCGGGTTCAAGCGCCTCGACGTGGTTATGACGTCGCTCGAGCCGCTCGCGTCGAAGTTTCACTTCGCCAAGATCGCCCTCGACTCCCCGGATCTCAACGTCCGCAGGGGCAAGAACGGGACGATCAACCTTCTGACCCTGATGGAGAAGGAAGGCGCACGGCCTGCCGCGGCGGCAAAACCCGCCGCCCCGGCGGAGCAGAAGCCCCTGCCGACGCTGATCCTGGACGAGTTCGACCTCAAGGGCGGCCGCATCGCCTATCGCGACGACGTGCCCGCGGAACCGGTCAGCTCGCTGATCCAGGATCTCTCGATCAAGGGGGAAAAGATCTCCACCCTGAAGGACAGCCGGGGCAGGCTGTCGGTGTCGATGGACCTCAACAAGGGAAGAGGCTCCGTCGCCGTCAGCGGCCCCGTCGGCCTGAACCCGATCTTCGCCAGCCTCGACGTCGATCTCAAGAGGGTGCGCATCCGGCCCTTCCAGGAGTACTTCACGGATCGTTTCCGCGTCAACTTCACCGACGGCGACATCTCCGCCAAGGGAACCGTCTCGGCCGCCAAGCCCCCGGACAAGGACGTGACGGTCAAATACGAGGGGAATCTCCTCCTGGGCCGCGTCGCAACGGTGGACAAGGTCAACGGGGACGATTTCGTCAAATTCAAGTCGCTGTTCGTCAACAGCGTCTCCGCCGGCTACAACCCCCTGTTCGTTCGGATCAAGGACATCGCGGTTGCCGATTTCTTCGCCCGGATCATTGTCAACGAGGACGGCTCCCTGAACGTGAAGAACGTGGCCAAACCCGAGACAGCCGAGGGAGAGGAAGCCGAGGAGGCGGCCACGGCTGCGCCTGGGAAACAGGAAGAGGCCGAACCCGGCGAGAAGAAGGAATCCATCGGCGACATCCTCGCGAAGAACATCGAGATCAACCGTATCTCGCTGCAGAACGGCACCCTCGTGTTCGACGACCGCAAGATCAAGCCCAACTTTTCGTCGACGCTCACGGAACTCACGGGTCGCGTGACCGGGGTGACCTCGATCACGACCAAACCGGCCGACGTGGACATCCGCGGCAAGATCGGACGCCAGATCCCCATGGAGATCACCGGCAAGGTCCACCCCTTCAAGGACAATCTCTTCGTGGACCTCAAGGCCTCGTTGCGCGACTTCAACCTGAGTCCCCTCACGCCCTATTCCGGCACCTACGCGGGATACAAGATCGAGAAGGGCTCGCTCTCCTTCGACCTCAAGTACCTGATCTCGGGCATGAAGCTCGACGCGGAGAACAGGGTGGTCATCGACCAGCTCACCCTGGGGGACCGCGTGGAGAGCCCCCAGGCCACCAAGCTGCCCGTCGGCTTGGCCATCACGCTGCTGAGGGACAGCGAGGGCAAGATCAACCTCGACATCCCCGTGACGGGCCGCATCGACGACCCCGAGTTCAGCGTGTGGCGCATCGTCGTCCAGGTCATCGTGAACCTCCTGACCAAGGTCGCGACGGCGCCATTCGCCCTCTTGGGCTCCCTGTTCGGGGGCGGCGAGGAGTTGAGCTACATCGAGTTCGACCCGGGCAGGGCGGATCTTTCCGAGCCGAACCTGAAGAAAATCGAGACGCTGACCAAGGCCCTGAAGGCCAAGCCGTCCCTCAGGCTGGACATCGTCGGCGGCGTGGACCTCGAACGGGACCGCGAGGGGCTCATCCGCCAACAGTTCGAGAGGAAGCTCAAGGCCCAGAAGCTCAACGATCTGGTCCGGAAGGGCGAGAAGGTCGAGTCCGTGGACTCCATCACCATCGACAAGCAGGAATATGACCGCTATCTCAAGAGGGCCTACAGCGCCGAGAAGTTCCCGAAGCCGCGCAACCTCATCGGGATGGAGAAGAGCCTGCCCAACGAGGAGATGGAGAAGCTCATGATGACCCACATCACGGTCAAGGAGGATGACCTGCGCCTCCTGGCGATGAAGCGGGCCGAGACGGTGTCGGAGGCCCTCCGCGAAAAAGGCGAGTTCGAACCGGGACGGATTTTCATCCTCGAGCCCAAGACACTGGAACCCGAGGCGAAGAAGGACGTGAAGAAGAGCCGCGTCGACTTCCGGCTGAAATGA
- a CDS encoding tRNA1(Val) (adenine(37)-N6)-methyltransferase, which produces MQEDSLVHEDETVETLCGGRLRVIQKKRGYRYTIDSFLLAGFVEPKETGRILELGAGSAVISLLLAHRHRGLRVTAVEVQAGLADMARRSVSLNGLDDRVTVLQGDIRKADAFLDAQAWDAVLFNPPYRKLGTGRVNPLDEKALSRHEIAGSAAEFLRAASHALKTGGRACLIYPCSRMAEVIHGMRALKLEPKRIRLVHSKPGSRGDFFLADGLKGGGEELTVLPPLYIYGKQGGYSEEMVSLFRSLADVSG; this is translated from the coding sequence ATGCAGGAGGATTCGCTGGTTCACGAGGATGAAACCGTCGAGACTCTTTGCGGGGGTCGCCTGAGGGTCATCCAGAAGAAGCGGGGGTACCGGTACACGATCGATTCCTTCCTGCTGGCAGGGTTTGTGGAACCGAAGGAAACGGGCCGAATCCTCGAACTCGGCGCAGGCAGCGCCGTGATCAGCCTGCTGCTGGCGCACCGGCATCGCGGCCTGCGGGTCACGGCCGTGGAAGTCCAGGCCGGTCTGGCGGACATGGCAAGGCGCAGCGTCTCCCTGAACGGCCTCGACGACCGGGTCACGGTCCTGCAGGGGGATATCCGGAAGGCCGACGCGTTTCTGGACGCGCAGGCCTGGGATGCGGTGTTGTTCAACCCCCCCTACCGGAAGTTGGGGACGGGGCGGGTCAACCCCCTGGACGAGAAGGCTCTCTCGAGGCACGAGATCGCTGGCTCCGCTGCCGAATTCCTCCGGGCCGCTTCCCATGCGCTGAAGACCGGCGGAAGGGCATGCCTGATCTACCCCTGCTCTCGGATGGCGGAGGTCATCCACGGCATGCGCGCCCTGAAGCTGGAGCCGAAACGGATACGCCTGGTTCATTCGAAACCGGGATCGAGGGGTGATTTCTTCCTCGCGGACGGGCTGAAAGGGGGCGGCGAGGAGCTGACCGTCCTTCCCCCGCTCTATATTTACGGGAAGCAGGGCGGCTACTCCGAGGAGATGGTAAGCCTCTTCAGGTCGCTTGCCGACGTCTCAGGATAG
- a CDS encoding DUF1015 domain-containing protein, which yields MALVIPFRAVRPQKRFARDVASFPYDVLDRDEGRAIIRDNPLNFLRVEKSEVDIPDEIRDDDPRVFEKARENLRTFIREGILFQDERPCFYVYRQKDAAREQVGIVGCVSVAEYEAGLIRKHELTRLDKENERVSHIDTAGAQTGLVFLLYRARREIDGMVARIVQGPPEYDFTTPDGVSHTAWVVSDDETIRALQSEFAKVPCLYIADGHHRAASASTVARLRRERNPGHTGREEYNFFVATLFPHEQLKILDYNRVVKDLRGLSVEGFMEKVRERFILSPGFRERSPSAPHQFGMYLGGQWYRLEAKPELYEQADLIGRLDVSILQDHLLGPILGIRDPRTDERIKFVGGIRGMEELERMVDQRGYAVAFSMCPPGIEELIAIADAGMIMPPKSTWFEPKLRSGLFVHLIDEV from the coding sequence ATGGCGCTGGTGATCCCGTTCAGGGCCGTGCGGCCGCAAAAGAGATTCGCCCGTGACGTGGCCTCGTTCCCCTACGACGTTCTCGACAGGGATGAGGGGCGGGCGATCATCCGGGACAATCCGCTGAATTTCCTGCGCGTGGAGAAATCCGAGGTCGATATTCCGGACGAGATCCGGGATGACGACCCCCGGGTCTTCGAGAAGGCCCGCGAAAACCTGCGGACTTTCATCCGCGAGGGCATCCTGTTCCAGGATGAGCGCCCCTGTTTCTATGTCTACAGGCAGAAGGACGCGGCGAGGGAGCAGGTCGGGATCGTGGGGTGCGTCAGCGTGGCCGAGTACGAAGCGGGGCTCATCAGGAAGCATGAGCTCACGCGGCTGGACAAGGAAAACGAGAGGGTGAGCCACATCGACACGGCAGGCGCCCAGACGGGCCTCGTCTTTCTGCTGTACCGGGCCAGGCGCGAGATCGACGGGATGGTCGCCCGAATCGTGCAGGGCCCCCCCGAGTACGATTTCACCACGCCCGACGGCGTGTCCCACACGGCGTGGGTCGTCAGCGACGACGAGACCATCAGGGCGCTGCAAAGCGAATTTGCCAAGGTGCCGTGCCTCTACATCGCCGACGGGCACCACCGGGCGGCGTCGGCCTCGACGGTCGCCCGGCTGAGGCGGGAACGGAATCCGGGGCACACCGGCAGGGAGGAATACAACTTTTTCGTCGCGACCCTGTTCCCCCACGAGCAGCTGAAGATCCTGGACTACAACCGGGTCGTGAAGGATCTTCGGGGCCTGAGCGTGGAGGGATTCATGGAAAAGGTCCGGGAGAGGTTCATCCTTTCACCGGGCTTCAGGGAGCGATCGCCCTCCGCCCCCCATCAGTTCGGCATGTACCTCGGCGGCCAGTGGTACCGGCTCGAGGCGAAGCCGGAACTCTACGAGCAGGCCGACCTCATCGGCAGGCTGGACGTCTCGATCCTCCAGGATCATCTCCTGGGGCCCATCCTGGGGATCCGGGACCCGCGCACCGACGAGCGGATCAAGTTCGTCGGGGGCATCCGCGGGATGGAGGAGCTGGAACGGATGGTGGATCAGCGGGGCTACGCCGTCGCGTTTTCGATGTGCCCGCCGGGGATCGAGGAGCTCATCGCCATCGCCGATGCCGGCATGATCATGCCCCCGAAATCGACCTGGTTCGAGCCGAAGCTCCGAAGCGGGCTGTTCGTGCACCTGATCGACGAGGTGTGA
- a CDS encoding alpha/beta fold hydrolase has protein sequence MTRVFIHGLESSSRGTKGVFFRERYPDMIIEDYGGPLEERMVKLDRLLAGRQDLLLVGSSFGGLMAAIYACENEARVRKVVLLAPALHVPDFSRFLCRRVKVPVLLFHGKHDDVVPPSEVKTIAETVFENLDYRLVDDDHSLHATFPLMDWVAILGPGRGEAP, from the coding sequence ATGACGAGGGTATTCATTCACGGTCTCGAGAGCAGCAGCCGGGGGACGAAGGGGGTTTTCTTCCGGGAGCGCTATCCCGACATGATCATCGAGGATTACGGCGGTCCGCTGGAGGAGCGCATGGTAAAGCTCGACCGCCTCCTGGCCGGAAGGCAGGACCTGCTCCTCGTGGGTTCGAGCTTCGGCGGCCTGATGGCCGCCATCTATGCCTGCGAGAACGAGGCCCGGGTGCGGAAGGTCGTCCTGCTGGCGCCTGCCCTGCACGTCCCGGATTTCTCCCGCTTCCTCTGCAGGAGGGTCAAGGTCCCCGTTTTGCTCTTTCACGGGAAGCACGACGACGTCGTACCGCCGTCCGAAGTGAAAACCATCGCCGAGACGGTATTCGAGAACCTCGACTACCGCCTGGTCGATGACGACCACTCGCTGCACGCGACCTTCCCCCTCATGGACTGGGTGGCGATCCTCGGACCGGGCCGGGGAGAAGCTCCTTGA
- a CDS encoding molybdenum cofactor biosynthesis protein MoaE yields the protein MNLSALVEQVRKHPDFHKAGMILCHNGVVRGTSRDGRPVSEVTVRADRQRLETVLAEIKAMPGIIEVLAHVNEGTLRVGQDVMFVVVAGDFRENVFDAMMTAVNRIKAEVTSKNEK from the coding sequence ATGAATCTTTCAGCACTGGTCGAGCAGGTCCGGAAACACCCGGATTTTCACAAGGCCGGGATGATCCTCTGCCACAACGGGGTCGTGCGGGGCACGTCGCGGGACGGCAGGCCCGTCTCCGAGGTGACCGTCCGAGCGGACCGGCAACGCCTCGAGACCGTTCTTGCCGAGATCAAGGCCATGCCGGGGATCATCGAGGTGTTGGCCCACGTCAACGAGGGGACCCTCAGGGTGGGCCAGGACGTGATGTTCGTCGTCGTGGCCGGCGACTTCCGGGAGAACGTGTTCGACGCCATGATGACGGCCGTGAACCGGATCAAGGCGGAGGTCACGTCAAAAAACGAAAAATAA